TCCTGATGGAAATGGCTGTTAACCCGCCACTTGACAGGTATCTACCGGTAAAATTGACTCTCACCGTTCCATCAAAGGGattatttttgatatttatgtagtttttcttaatatttgtaCCTATACTCTGCGTGTGCTGTTAAACTGTTGGACTAAGTGATGGACACATAATATCCCACAGGAATAAATTAAGTGGTCagaacatttatttgatttaaaaaaagaattatttatCTTTCTCTTGCTGGGGGAAGCAGCGACTGTTAACGTTACGCCGGCGCCATCTTCGGCTCTCTTCAGCCCCTGGCCGCTCTCTCCCGCTGCTCGGCAGTTGGTGTTAGCAGCGCTAGCATTAGCTTCACGGGCTAAACCCTTGTTTTGGACCGATGTGGGCGTTCAATGACTTTGGAGTAAGATCGACGACTCTCCTAAAATACGTTTTGCACCAAGACCTTGAATGCAGCGTTTCGCTGGGTTTTTCGGCACCTGTTTAGTTTATAATAAGTTTAGCTGCATCATAGGGCGATGTGTCGCAGATGTCGGTCTCTGTGTTACTGCCGGCTTGTTGTTGTAGCCATGTGGCAGCCAGGGATTGTTGTTGCCGTTTATGACATGCAACAATAGATACAGCTGTCAAAACgatgactattttttttaaataattgggTAAGAAGAATATTAAAGTCCGTCTTAATGTCCCGAAAGTGGGTTTGTTTCAGTCGGTTGCCAGGTTACAGGACTCCATGGCCATCAGTCATACTAAAGTAACTTAACTTTGGTTTTCcccattttaaagtgttttcttttgtataataatcttattttctgttattttatggggaattttcctttctttttgtttatttcagtcaaCATATTTTAgccttgtttttgtgtaaatgactactttttgatttttgtaaataaagtacaTTAACTGTCAAATGAGTTTCCAGAAGTTGTATCATTTAAGACAGATGGCCctaaaacgtgattttttttgtactatATAAAGCTAAGTATTAATCAACCCATCATTGATATGTGGattgttattaaaaacacacagattatCACAGTTTACAAAATGTGAATGAAAGAATACCTCTCAGGTAATGAAGTTATGCAGTCGTatgagtaaaataaacattaggTGAGATGTTTGTACACGAAGAGCTGTTCTCCAGCAGATGACCCAACTTGATGCTTGATGTTTGAAGACACCCGAGTCCGGCAATGTCAATTTAAGGAAAACTGTAAGAGTGACATAAGGGTAATCATATTTGACACACGTAGTTAGTTTATGCCGAGCAATCTGTAATTAAAAAGACCTTTAAAAGTGTCATATGTGTTAAGTGATACCATACCCATTTACTTGTGGCAGAAGGGAAAACAAGTCTGCAGTCTGAAGTCTAATGCAGTCCTATTCATTCATATTCACATTCAATACTGGAAGTAAAAGTCACTGTAGTGTTTATTATAGTCCCGTCAGGTGGAAAACCGTACAGTCATTCCTGTTAGGCTGCAGCTGTAACTCCgcccacagttttttttttttatttttctgctcagaAGCGGGTGGGGTTGAGTTGCTGTAACAGGTTGGGATAAAAAAGATAGAGAAGAGGAAGTGGTAGTTGAGTCTGTTTGACTAAATCTGTTATTGGTGGTTTAGCATCACCTTCCCCCAGACAGACTGACTGTGCCTTTTTTAAAGAGAGTTTGCTCTGAAACAGGACATCAATGTGCTGACAGGACTGATTTTAATGTGTACATTTTGACAGCAAGGTTATAAAACTATATGTACCAAGTTATGGTTTAAGGTTCATAGAAGAGTAATTATGGTTTTGTAAAGACTACGAAATTGAATTTAGTATTGCTAATGTTTTATGCTAAtggtactttttaaattatttattaagttAATATAATTCTGTTACTTCATTGTATTGTTAAAGGATGAAAAAAGCAGAGCTTATTGGCTCCATGACTCTGTTCTCTGCAGCTCTTATTCTGGGCTTGATGTTGGCTTTACTGGATTCACAATGGACCAGAACTCCGGCACAGCTGGAAAGCGCATCAGAAAACCCTCACTGCTTTATGAAGGCTTTGAGAGTCCTGGGATGCCTCCTATCAATCATCTACTCCATTCAGGACCCCCGCAGCCCCCAGTGAAGGACCCCAACCGACAGGGCAGGATGACCAACCAGCTTCAGTTCCTGCTGAAAGTTGTGCTGAAGTCTCTGTGGAGGCACAACTTTGCCTGGCCTTTCCATGAACCTGTAGATGCTGTCAAGCTCAACCTGCCTGTGAGTACAAATTAgtgttttaattaataaaaaatgacgtcTTTAAAGACAACTTTACTCTGATATTTGAACATCTTGTCCTAAACACCCCTCTTTCTCCCCAGGACTATCATAAGATCATAAAGACTCCCATGGACATGGGCACCATTAAGAAGAGATTAGAAAATAACTATTACCGCAGTGCCAGTGAGTGCATGCAGGACTTCAACACCATGTTTACGAACTGCTACATTTACAACAAGGTAAGCAAGACTGCATGTAGCTGTCTGCTGTAACAGGTCAGCTTAATTCAGCTtatagttttgttctttttgttgtaaacattttgtccaAATTTACTTTGCAGCCAACAGATGACATCGTTCTGATGGCTCAGTCTCTGGAGAAAGCTTTCCTGCAGAAAGTGGCCCAGATGCCTCAAGATGAGCTGGAACTGCCGCCTCCACCGCCACGCAGCAAATCATCAAAATCTAGCAAAAAAGGCAGAATTAATGCAGGTGAATGTTTTACACATAAATAGTTTAAACACAATGGCATCATGAGCACTAATCTCTtaacttttcctctttttcagtCTCAGGAGGAGTAACAACAGCCCATCAGGTTCCAGCTGTCTCCCAGTCAGCATACTCTCCTCCCACCCCAGAAACACCCGACTCCATTCTCTCCACCCCCCCACAGACGATTTTAGCCAAGAGCATTACTCCTACGTTTCCTACTGAACAAACCATCTCTGCCATCACAGGCATGCCCCCCACACAGCCAACTGCAAAGGTAAACTAagcttgtttactttttgtatgtttatttagtTGAAACACTTTGAATGACACTCCTCCTCTTCAATCACAGAAAAAAGGCGTGAAGAGGAAAGCAGACACCACCACTCCAACCACTGTGGCGATGCCCATCATGAGCACCATGGGTGTCAGTGGAATAGGCCTGGGAATGGGAGGTGGGCACGACTCCCCCCTGACCCTCACCTCTCTGGGGATGGACCACAGCTCTGCTCTGGGAATGAACCAGGGCCTGAGCCTCAGTCAGGGGCTGGGGATAGACATTGGTCGTGGAGCAATGATGATGAGCAACAAATCGACAGGGGGGAGCAGGAGAGGGGTGAGTGGACGACCCATCAAACCTCCAAAGAAAGACTTGCCAGATTCTATTCTGCCAACGCCGGTGCGTCGTGGCAAACTGGGTCCACAGCTGCGCTACTGCAACGGcgtcctgaaggagctgctgtcAAAGAAGCACGCCGCGTACGCCTGGCCGTTCTACAAACCTGTTGACGCCATGTCGCTCGGCCTTCATGATTACCACGACATCATTAAACAGCCCATGGACCTCAGCACCATCAAGGTACCGAGGGCACAACCATCAGCAAGAACAGACTCTTCTCTTGATTCAGAGATCAGAAAatcaaattttctgttttacgtTTCAGAGGAAGATGGACAGCAGAGAGTACCGTGATGCCCAGCAGTTCTCAGCTGATGTTAGACTGATGTTCTCCAACTGCTACAAGTACAACCCTCCAGATCACGATGTCGTTGCCATGGCCAGGAAACTCCAGGTAATCGGCTTAAttcacagatttatttgattCAGTTCAACAGTCTCCTGCTTCAGTCaccattttagttttgtaaacCTGTTGACTCATGCCGTTTCCCTTTCTAGGATGTGTTTGAGTTCTGCTTTGCTAAGATGCCAGATGAGCCTCCGGCCCCACCCagctcctcatcttcctcttcctcctcatcgtcATCCTCTTCTGAGAGTGAGCTCAGCAGCGAGAGCGAGGAAAGTGAGAGCAGTCAGAGTTCTGACTCTGAGGAGGAGAGAGCGAACCGGCTAGCCGAGCTGCAGGAGCAGGTTTGTTCTTCAGTGTCTGACCTTACATCACATCAGGGAGCTGAAAGAAATATCACTTTAACAGAAAGTTAAAGCGCTGgagttaatttattgttttctgtcttctttcagcTAAAGGCTGTACATGAGCAGCTCACTGCTCTGTCCCAAGGTCCCATAGTCAAAcccaagaaaaagaaagaaaagaaagacaaaaagaagaagaaaaaggttgaGAAGCATCGGAGGATAGAGGAGGAAGTCATACCCGTGAAACCGCCCAAAGCCCCCAAAGTATCCAAAAGTTCAAAATCAAAGAGCAACAAAGGAATAGTCAGTCCCATCATACCAATAAAGAAGACTCagagcaagaaaaacaacaagaccaAGTGAgtactgccatctagtggacaaaatctgaactgaattatttggttttgtttttaacaatccTTAATCTTTTCCTGTCATCTCAGATCTAAGAAGAGCAGCGTGATGTTTAACGTCCCCCAGCCGATGCACGATCCCATAGTGAGTCATTTTGACTccgatgaagaggaggacacGGCTCCCATGTCGTACGATGAGAAGCGTCAGCTCAGCCTGGACATCAACAAGTTACCTGGTGAGAAGCTGGGCCGAGTCGTTTACATCATTCAGTCCCGAGAGCCGTCGCTGCGAGACACCAACCCCGAGGAAATCGAGATCGACTTTGAGACGCTGAAACCGTCGACGTTGAGGGAGCTGGAGCGTTACGTCATGACGTGTCTAAGGAAGAAACCTCGAAAGCCTTATGGTCAGTGGAGCATAAATGAgttcatttataatttaaattttttattttgccattttgaCCTTTAGTTTTGTGCGTTCTTATTTGTATACAGCGAGTAAAGGCAACATTGCTGGCAAGACTCGAGAGGAGCTCGCTCTGGAGAAGCAGATGGAGCTGGAGAGGCGTCTGATGGATGTCAGCGGTCAGCTGAACTCTGGGAAAAAGCCTCCAAAGACCAAACgtgagtttttctttaaggGGACTTCAGGTGTCACTCTGtataaaaaatgttctgttttctgtgagtCAGAGATGCTGGATAATAAcagcgttttgttttctgtagctgaaaaaCCTGCATCGGAGGCCCACACCCAGCCGTCACGGCTCAGCGCCACCAGCTCCTCCTCAGACTCCTCTTCATCGTCCTCTTCGTCGTCATCCTCAGATACAAGCGACTCGGACTCGGGCTGAATTCGAGCCGCTCAGACTGTTTCCCTGTGAGTTGGTGAAGCGAAGGTCCCGGGGCGTTCCTTCAGAGACTGAACCGAAGTGGAGGATCAGAGAGACGGGCTCTCCTGCGCTCAGCTTGTCCCTCAGTCCGGAGAGAGGAGATGATTGTAACGTTCTGCTGTTCTCAGGCGGAGCGAGGAGAACCTTCATCTCCTGCTGATAAAGATTGATGCATTTGTTGAAGGGATAAGGGTGCTAGAGCCAGAATCTGTGTAACTTCTGGATATTTTCCCTTCTTACCATGCTCCCTGTCTTTATGAGATGTACAGTTgtaaaaatatctatttttcttttataaagaaGCCTTTTATGAAGTTAATTTATTCCCTCATTATGGGAAAAGATTGAACTGGTGTGGACAGAATtgagtgtttagtttttttttcttttccgaGTGATGAAGAGGGgaaatgagtgtgtgtttgtatgaatgtgtcatgtttgtctgcatgtgtgtgagatTTGGCACCACAAGTGCATCCTTGTGAAGTTCCTCATAGTTTTGTTGCAGACGCTGCAAGCCGCTCTGCACGCAGAAGCACCTTGAATAGAAAACAGAACGCATGCAATCCAGGAGCGGACGAGTTCGTGTGACTTCACTGCGTCTTCGTGTCCTCCTGTTAGTCGGCCGCTGTACAGAAATGTGTCATAGTTTCTAcgtaaatatttctgttctcatgtttgcagtgttttgttttttccattcatTACAGGTTctctgtaaacatgtttttttattctttgtgatCAGTCTGCTAATAAATTGTGAGGACGTGTCTCGTCCACTCACTTGTGTTCAAATAacattgtttcttgttttttttttatctttaaatgtttcagttttttgttattaaattcaGGAGTTGGTTCAAGTGGGAACAGTTTTgaattttgtggttttgttaaaaaaaacccactattGTCTTAAAAAAGGCCTTTGTAATTTGTGGCAACTGAAAGTTTCaacttatgtttttattaaatttccaACATTACCGGCAGGAGTCACACGCTGGTGGAAATTTGAGTCACTTTATAGCATAAAAcaggtctgttttgttttctaagcaACAGATTGTAATAAAATGCACTGCTTATTTTGGTGTTTCTactaaagtttgattttagagtacatttttgggttttgtgcctttttttatataattagcctttaaagctattaaaacataaaatttatcatttgatttaaaactccAGATGTTGGTTGTAATCTTAATGCCTCTGCTTGTTTCATCTGAACATCTGTACAGAAATAAAGGGACATGTTCATCTTTtctctgactttttaaaattagtaTGTCAAATATAGTTAGTCAAATTTAAGTAAATGTTTCAAGtgtttaaacaacataaatttGGTGTGAAGAAAGCATTGTAAATCACTCAACTATACAGTAGATAAACAGACAtcttataaattaaaaaagatttaaatttaatcagTCCTTATCCTAAAAACgtaaaacatattttagcaTTCTTTCagaagtgttttaatttattttggcaGTTCTTTGTGATATTTGTTCTGGTTTTAAGGTAAATATGCAGGTGTGAACTTAATATTCatatcttttaaataaaataaaatagtttagatatttttttaaaattctgtttaatttgcatgttttttttttttttttttaaatcagcgcATTAAAATGGTTCAGTCTTCAGAATTCACTGTGTTACTGCCCCCCTGTGGTCACAAAGAGGAAAGACAGCTGTTCCGTCTCCGGTTAAAAGAAAGTCAGacgttcttttttatttttttgtttaaactggtGAATCgtgaaagtattaaaaaaatgtatatttacaggacgttgtttgttttttgctttgccGAATAATTTTTCTTAGTAAACTAGCCCGGTTTGTTTGGGCAGATGAATTGTTTTAGTGCCCTCTTGTGGTCATAGAAAGAAACTGCAGCTGTTCTgtcaagttaaataaaaaataatttttgttcgagttttttttttcttttgtcaatgTTAAAATATCGTTCGaatcataaatattttgttcGGTTTTCAATTGTTTCCCATACATTTAAGAGG
The DNA window shown above is from Kryptolebias marmoratus isolate JLee-2015 linkage group LG5, ASM164957v2, whole genome shotgun sequence and carries:
- the brd2a gene encoding bromodomain-containing protein 2a isoform X1, encoding MEMAVNPPLDSSYSGLDVGFTGFTMDQNSGTAGKRIRKPSLLYEGFESPGMPPINHLLHSGPPQPPVKDPNRQGRMTNQLQFLLKVVLKSLWRHNFAWPFHEPVDAVKLNLPDYHKIIKTPMDMGTIKKRLENNYYRSASECMQDFNTMFTNCYIYNKPTDDIVLMAQSLEKAFLQKVAQMPQDELELPPPPPRSKSSKSSKKGRINAVSGGVTTAHQVPAVSQSAYSPPTPETPDSILSTPPQTILAKSITPTFPTEQTISAITGMPPTQPTAKKKGVKRKADTTTPTTVAMPIMSTMGVSGIGLGMGGGHDSPLTLTSLGMDHSSALGMNQGLSLSQGLGIDIGRGAMMMSNKSTGGSRRGVSGRPIKPPKKDLPDSILPTPVRRGKLGPQLRYCNGVLKELLSKKHAAYAWPFYKPVDAMSLGLHDYHDIIKQPMDLSTIKRKMDSREYRDAQQFSADVRLMFSNCYKYNPPDHDVVAMARKLQDVFEFCFAKMPDEPPAPPSSSSSSSSSSSSSSESELSSESEESESSQSSDSEEERANRLAELQEQLKAVHEQLTALSQGPIVKPKKKKEKKDKKKKKKVEKHRRIEEEVIPVKPPKAPKVSKSSKSKSNKGIVSPIIPIKKTQSKKNNKTKSKKSSVMFNVPQPMHDPIVSHFDSDEEEDTAPMSYDEKRQLSLDINKLPGEKLGRVVYIIQSREPSLRDTNPEEIEIDFETLKPSTLRELERYVMTCLRKKPRKPYASKGNIAGKTREELALEKQMELERRLMDVSGQLNSGKKPPKTKPEKPASEAHTQPSRLSATSSSSDSSSSSSSSSSSDTSDSDSG
- the brd2a gene encoding bromodomain-containing protein 2a isoform X2, with product MAVFDEVARVSYSGLDVGFTGFTMDQNSGTAGKRIRKPSLLYEGFESPGMPPINHLLHSGPPQPPVKDPNRQGRMTNQLQFLLKVVLKSLWRHNFAWPFHEPVDAVKLNLPDYHKIIKTPMDMGTIKKRLENNYYRSASECMQDFNTMFTNCYIYNKPTDDIVLMAQSLEKAFLQKVAQMPQDELELPPPPPRSKSSKSSKKGRINAVSGGVTTAHQVPAVSQSAYSPPTPETPDSILSTPPQTILAKSITPTFPTEQTISAITGMPPTQPTAKKKGVKRKADTTTPTTVAMPIMSTMGVSGIGLGMGGGHDSPLTLTSLGMDHSSALGMNQGLSLSQGLGIDIGRGAMMMSNKSTGGSRRGVSGRPIKPPKKDLPDSILPTPVRRGKLGPQLRYCNGVLKELLSKKHAAYAWPFYKPVDAMSLGLHDYHDIIKQPMDLSTIKRKMDSREYRDAQQFSADVRLMFSNCYKYNPPDHDVVAMARKLQDVFEFCFAKMPDEPPAPPSSSSSSSSSSSSSSESELSSESEESESSQSSDSEEERANRLAELQEQLKAVHEQLTALSQGPIVKPKKKKEKKDKKKKKKVEKHRRIEEEVIPVKPPKAPKVSKSSKSKSNKGIVSPIIPIKKTQSKKNNKTKSKKSSVMFNVPQPMHDPIVSHFDSDEEEDTAPMSYDEKRQLSLDINKLPGEKLGRVVYIIQSREPSLRDTNPEEIEIDFETLKPSTLRELERYVMTCLRKKPRKPYASKGNIAGKTREELALEKQMELERRLMDVSGQLNSGKKPPKTKPEKPASEAHTQPSRLSATSSSSDSSSSSSSSSSSDTSDSDSG